A region of bacterium DNA encodes the following proteins:
- the dnaB gene encoding replicative DNA helicase, giving the protein MANLDQSYARPAAVPGEIRLPWDEEAERAILGAILLDPEAYYAATETLRPDDFHRSAHSAIFRAFIDLAERREAIDPVTLRAELLRIGKLELAGGDAYIGSLISGLPRAANVPDYAKIVKDRSLLRAVLGAADELRGEASAGVRPAADVLEEGIKNLFTLSEEGRKKGFQPIGDVGGAVLQQIEEMSERRELVTGLSTGYDRLDKMLSGLQKGDMLILAARPSMGKTALALNIAQNAAVKGGATVGVFSLEMSSPQLFYRLLSSQACVDLQKLRTGSLAHDDWDNVGAAYTTLVSSKIFIDDTPGIGPMELLAKARRLKHEEGLGLIVVDYLQLMKLETRIESRQQEVSEISRSLKAIAKELDVPILALSQLSRAPDQGRGSDHRPQLSDLRESGAIEQDADVVMFIFRPEVYVKEKEKVVAEGLEGKAELIVAKQRNGPTGVVDLFFVKQFARFENQADAPIY; this is encoded by the coding sequence GTGGCCAACTTGGACCAGAGCTACGCCCGGCCGGCGGCCGTGCCGGGCGAGATCCGCCTCCCGTGGGACGAGGAAGCGGAGCGCGCGATTCTCGGCGCGATCCTGCTCGACCCGGAGGCGTACTACGCGGCGACGGAAACGCTGCGGCCGGACGACTTCCACCGCTCCGCGCACTCCGCGATCTTCCGCGCCTTCATCGACCTCGCCGAACGGCGCGAGGCGATCGACCCGGTCACGCTGCGCGCCGAGCTGCTGCGGATCGGCAAGCTCGAGCTGGCCGGCGGCGACGCCTACATCGGCTCGCTGATCTCCGGCCTGCCGCGCGCGGCGAACGTTCCGGACTACGCCAAGATCGTCAAGGACCGCTCGCTCCTGCGCGCGGTCCTCGGCGCGGCCGACGAGCTGCGCGGCGAAGCATCGGCCGGCGTCCGCCCCGCGGCCGACGTGCTCGAGGAAGGGATCAAGAACCTCTTCACGCTCTCCGAGGAGGGGCGCAAGAAGGGGTTCCAGCCGATCGGCGACGTCGGCGGCGCGGTGCTGCAGCAGATCGAGGAGATGTCGGAGCGGCGCGAGCTCGTCACCGGCCTCTCCACCGGCTACGACCGGCTCGACAAGATGCTCTCCGGCCTGCAGAAGGGGGACATGCTGATCCTCGCCGCGCGTCCTTCGATGGGCAAGACGGCGCTCGCCTTGAACATCGCCCAGAACGCGGCGGTCAAGGGCGGCGCGACGGTCGGCGTCTTCTCCCTCGAAATGTCGTCGCCGCAGCTCTTCTACCGCCTTCTCTCCAGCCAGGCCTGCGTGGACCTGCAGAAGCTGCGCACCGGCAGCCTCGCCCACGACGACTGGGACAACGTCGGGGCCGCCTACACCACGCTCGTCTCGTCGAAGATATTCATCGACGACACGCCGGGGATCGGCCCGATGGAGCTGCTGGCCAAGGCGCGGCGGCTCAAGCACGAGGAAGGGCTCGGGCTGATCGTCGTCGACTACCTGCAGCTGATGAAGCTGGAGACGCGGATCGAAAGCCGGCAGCAGGAGGTGTCGGAGATCAGCCGTTCGCTCAAGGCGATCGCCAAGGAGCTCGACGTGCCGATCCTCGCCCTCTCGCAGCTCTCCCGCGCCCCGGACCAAGGGCGCGGGTCGGACCATCGGCCGCAGCTCTCCGACCTGCGCGAGTCGGGCGCCATCGAGCAGGACGCCGACGTCGTGATGTTCATCTTCCGCCCCGAGGTCTACGTCAAGGAGAAGGAGAAGGTCGTCGCCGAAGGGCTCGAGGGGAAGGCGGAGCTGATCGTCGCCAAGCAGCGCAACGGCCCGACGGGGGTCGTGGACCTCTTCTTCGTGAAGCAGTTCGCGCGCTTCGAGAACCAGGCCGACGCGCCGATCTACTGA